The following are encoded together in the Geobacter sulfurreducens PCA genome:
- a CDS encoding 4Fe-4S dicluster domain-containing protein: MKRIFVDYKKCLACKACETACAVRHHPGGSLLAALGDDRTEVNVRVLGIDEEAFPLSCRHCDPAECLDACPSGALGRDPENGAVILDPARCKACAMCAMVCPFDAISFKATHRSDYGRDVAHKCDLCTPRVREGGTPACVEACHSGALVFAEYGAVRAERAAKSLRHYLLGREGLPPGLELLREMRRKEFARRRGGE, encoded by the coding sequence ATGAAACGGATATTCGTCGATTACAAAAAGTGCCTCGCCTGCAAGGCCTGCGAAACCGCGTGCGCCGTGCGGCACCATCCCGGCGGCTCCCTCCTGGCCGCCCTCGGCGACGACCGGACCGAAGTGAATGTCCGGGTGCTCGGCATCGACGAGGAGGCATTTCCGCTCTCCTGCCGGCACTGCGACCCGGCCGAGTGCCTCGATGCCTGCCCCTCGGGCGCCCTGGGCCGGGACCCGGAAAACGGCGCGGTCATCCTGGACCCGGCGCGCTGCAAGGCCTGCGCGATGTGCGCCATGGTCTGCCCCTTCGATGCCATTTCCTTCAAGGCCACCCACCGCTCCGACTACGGCCGGGACGTGGCCCACAAGTGCGACCTGTGCACCCCACGGGTCAGGGAAGGGGGGACTCCAGCCTGTGTCGAGGCCTGCCATTCCGGCGCCCTCGTCTTTGCCGAGTACGGGGCCGTCCGCGCCGAACGGGCCGCCAAAAGCTTGCGGCACTACCTCCTTGGCAGGGAAGGACTGCCGCCCGGCCTCGAACTGCTGCGGGAGATGCGCCGGAAAGAGTTTGCCCGGCGCCGCGGAGGTGAGTGA
- a CDS encoding NAD(P)/FAD-dependent oxidoreductase, with protein MKVVTVGTGMAAAEFVERLRLDGFAGEIVMCGDEEFAPYSPCVIPFYLAGEPLETVYWKGSDFYGRYRVTPRLADPVVEVDAERRLVRTASGRSEQYDRLFYAAGARSWYPRPDWLDTRGVFGFKTLSDMVAIDRYIREHNVGEAVVFGGGFIGVDAALALWHRGLAITLVHRNTRVLSQMTDEEGGQFATAKLVEKTGMDIRLRTTVADIVTTGGELSAVRFSDGTARETKLLIVAIGVSPNSEPLRGDDKGVPSDRQMLAEAGIYAAGDVAVTPHAVTGEAGVYATYPNAMRQARTAARHLLNGDGSYAGSVNTNVLKKHIDFPIVSAGSFTGEPVTWQRGDVWRRVYLKDGMINGYIIIGDTKMSGYVYQLYVSRQRVDGTIRTILSSPRHDAYYRQVTGCGAGRASGRGYGMQGVMAG; from the coding sequence ATGAAGGTGGTAACCGTGGGGACGGGAATGGCGGCCGCCGAGTTCGTCGAGCGGCTCAGGCTCGACGGATTCGCGGGCGAGATCGTCATGTGCGGTGACGAGGAATTTGCTCCCTATTCCCCCTGCGTCATCCCCTTCTACCTGGCCGGTGAGCCGCTGGAGACCGTCTACTGGAAGGGGAGCGACTTCTACGGCCGCTACCGCGTGACGCCGCGCCTGGCCGACCCGGTGGTGGAGGTGGATGCGGAGCGGCGGCTGGTGCGGACCGCATCGGGACGGAGCGAACAGTACGACCGCCTCTTCTACGCCGCTGGCGCCCGCAGCTGGTATCCCCGGCCCGACTGGCTCGACACCCGGGGCGTCTTCGGTTTCAAGACTCTGTCGGACATGGTTGCCATCGACCGCTACATCCGCGAGCACAACGTGGGCGAGGCGGTCGTGTTCGGCGGCGGCTTCATCGGGGTGGACGCGGCCCTGGCCCTGTGGCACCGCGGGCTCGCCATCACCCTGGTCCACCGCAACACCCGGGTCCTGTCCCAGATGACGGACGAAGAGGGGGGGCAGTTCGCCACCGCGAAACTGGTGGAAAAGACCGGGATGGACATCCGGCTCAGGACCACGGTGGCCGACATCGTGACCACGGGGGGAGAGCTCTCAGCGGTCCGTTTCTCCGACGGCACCGCCAGGGAGACGAAGCTGCTGATCGTGGCAATCGGAGTCTCCCCCAACTCGGAGCCCCTGCGCGGCGACGACAAGGGGGTGCCGTCGGACCGGCAGATGCTGGCGGAAGCGGGCATCTACGCAGCCGGGGACGTGGCCGTCACCCCCCATGCGGTCACCGGCGAGGCCGGGGTTTATGCCACCTATCCCAACGCCATGCGCCAGGCCCGCACCGCCGCACGGCACCTGTTGAACGGCGACGGCAGCTACGCCGGCTCGGTCAATACGAACGTGCTCAAGAAGCACATCGACTTTCCCATCGTCTCGGCGGGCAGCTTCACGGGCGAGCCGGTCACCTGGCAGCGGGGCGACGTCTGGCGCCGGGTCTACCTGAAGGACGGCATGATCAACGGCTACATCATCATCGGCGACACGAAGATGTCGGGATACGTCTATCAGCTCTACGTCTCGCGTCAGCGGGTCGACGGCACAATCCGCACCATCCTCTCCTCCCCGCGCCACGATGCATACTACCGGCAGGTGACCGGATGCGGCGCCGGCAGGGCGTCCGGGCGGGGGTACGGGATGCAGGGCGTCATGGCCGGATAG
- a CDS encoding AAA family ATPase, translated as MCQPQSPGMRVVITGKGGVGKTTLTSCLATVLAGAGTHVLAVDEDPQMNLPNALGVPYEEAAGIVPLNRHADYIEEKTGIRPGRNGWGALFKLNPDVDDVVSRLGLKVAENLSLLVMGTVKQAGGGCLCAENVLLDATIRHLALRMNEAILLDTQAGMEHFGRSLAKGFGQCVVVADSSFNALSVALQSAALARESGIGLVHLAVNRVTGDDLRLERFQRETGQSLPDIFDRVVQLPAEPLLQTLDPHVARIMADRHSGYAAAVTRLASVLCSPPCPCASPRDHARHHHHAH; from the coding sequence ATGTGCCAGCCGCAGTCGCCCGGAATGCGCGTCGTGATTACCGGAAAGGGGGGGGTGGGGAAAACCACCCTCACCTCGTGCCTCGCCACGGTCCTGGCCGGGGCCGGAACCCATGTCCTCGCCGTGGATGAGGACCCCCAGATGAACCTGCCCAACGCCCTCGGCGTCCCGTACGAGGAGGCGGCCGGCATCGTGCCCCTGAACCGGCACGCCGATTACATCGAGGAGAAGACCGGGATCAGGCCCGGCCGGAACGGGTGGGGCGCGCTCTTCAAGCTCAACCCCGACGTGGATGATGTGGTGAGCCGGCTCGGGCTGAAGGTGGCCGAGAACCTGAGCCTGCTGGTGATGGGGACCGTGAAACAGGCGGGGGGCGGTTGCCTCTGCGCCGAGAACGTGCTCCTCGACGCCACGATCCGGCACCTGGCCCTGCGGATGAACGAGGCGATCCTGCTCGACACCCAGGCGGGGATGGAGCACTTCGGCCGATCCCTTGCCAAGGGGTTCGGCCAGTGCGTGGTAGTGGCGGATTCCTCCTTCAACGCCCTGAGCGTCGCCCTCCAGTCCGCCGCCCTGGCCCGCGAGTCCGGCATCGGGCTGGTCCACCTGGCCGTGAACCGGGTCACCGGCGACGACCTCCGGCTGGAGCGATTCCAGCGGGAGACCGGGCAGAGCCTGCCGGATATCTTCGACAGGGTGGTACAACTGCCGGCGGAACCGCTCCTGCAGACTCTGGACCCCCACGTGGCACGGATCATGGCCGACCGCCACAGCGGCTACGCGGCGGCAGTGACCCGCCTGGCATCAGTGCTCTGCTCCCCGCCGTGCCCCTGCGCCTCTCCCCGCGACCATGCCCGCCACCATCACCATGCCCATTGA
- the cooS gene encoding anaerobic carbon-monoxide dehydrogenase catalytic subunit has product MDQARNGHDSRSIDPAAKEMLRIADREGYATIWERYEQQQPQCSYGQLGTCCRICSMGPCRIDPFGDGPTRGVCGATADTMVARNLARMAAVGSSSHSDHGRKVALLLKAVANGSNTDYHIADPDKLTAVAERLGIPTAGRSTAEIAGDVAAVAIDCFGNQGEEPIVFMEKYMPKKRFQRLRELEETLYRTTGAKTGLLPRAIDREAVDILHRTHFGCDHDPLSLVAQSVRCSLSDGWGGSLIATELQDILLGSPIIRPVKANLGVLEAESVNVVVHGHEPILSAKVVEMAQSPECRAAAEAVGAKRVNVVGLCCTGNEVLLRQGVGMAGNESHSELAIMTGAVDAMVVDVQCIYPALADLASCFHTKFVTTSEQAKIPGALHIQFEEHEADAIATRIIKTAIDAFPNRNKARVYIPQHTSTAIVGFTVEEILKALGGTPQPLIDLIVTGTIKGVAGIVGCNNVKVQQDFFHRTLTEELIKRDILVIGTGCWAIAAAKSGLMDLPARELAGPGLQAVCGQLGIPPVLHMGSCVDCSRMLNLAGALADHLQVDISDLPLVGSAPEWTTEKAVAIGTYFVGSGIPVHLWPLPPILGGPQVTKILTSDAKDVLGGWFFVEEDPKATADRMEQIIMERRAALGI; this is encoded by the coding sequence ATGGACCAGGCACGCAACGGTCATGACAGCCGCAGTATCGATCCGGCCGCGAAGGAGATGCTGCGTATCGCCGACCGCGAAGGATACGCAACCATCTGGGAGCGTTACGAACAGCAGCAGCCCCAATGCAGCTACGGCCAGCTCGGCACCTGCTGCCGGATCTGCTCCATGGGACCGTGCCGGATCGACCCCTTCGGCGACGGCCCCACCCGCGGGGTCTGCGGGGCCACCGCCGATACGATGGTGGCGCGCAACTTGGCCCGGATGGCCGCGGTTGGTTCCTCCTCCCACTCCGATCACGGCCGGAAGGTGGCGCTGCTCCTCAAGGCGGTGGCCAACGGCAGCAACACCGACTACCACATTGCCGACCCGGACAAGCTCACGGCGGTTGCGGAGCGCCTGGGCATCCCCACGGCCGGCCGGTCGACCGCCGAGATAGCCGGCGACGTGGCAGCGGTGGCCATCGACTGTTTCGGCAACCAGGGGGAAGAGCCCATCGTCTTCATGGAGAAGTACATGCCCAAGAAGCGGTTCCAGCGCCTGCGGGAGCTGGAGGAGACCCTCTACCGCACCACGGGCGCGAAGACCGGGCTCCTGCCGCGGGCCATCGACCGGGAGGCCGTTGACATCCTGCACCGCACCCACTTCGGCTGCGACCACGATCCCCTTTCCCTGGTGGCCCAATCTGTCCGCTGCTCCCTTTCCGACGGCTGGGGGGGCTCCCTGATCGCCACCGAGCTGCAGGACATCCTGCTCGGCTCGCCCATCATCAGGCCGGTGAAGGCCAATCTCGGCGTGCTGGAGGCGGAGAGCGTCAACGTGGTGGTCCACGGCCACGAGCCCATCCTGTCGGCCAAGGTGGTGGAGATGGCCCAGTCCCCCGAATGTCGCGCCGCGGCCGAGGCCGTGGGGGCCAAGCGGGTCAACGTGGTGGGGCTCTGCTGCACCGGCAACGAGGTGCTGCTGCGCCAGGGGGTCGGCATGGCGGGGAACGAGTCCCACAGCGAGCTGGCCATCATGACCGGTGCCGTCGACGCCATGGTGGTGGACGTGCAGTGCATCTACCCGGCCCTGGCCGATCTCGCCTCCTGCTTCCACACCAAGTTCGTCACCACGAGCGAACAGGCCAAGATCCCCGGCGCGCTCCACATCCAGTTCGAAGAGCACGAGGCCGACGCCATCGCCACCCGCATCATCAAGACCGCCATCGACGCCTTCCCGAACCGCAACAAGGCCCGTGTCTACATCCCGCAGCACACCAGCACCGCCATTGTCGGCTTCACCGTGGAGGAGATCCTCAAGGCGCTCGGCGGAACGCCCCAGCCCCTGATCGACCTGATTGTCACGGGGACCATCAAGGGGGTCGCCGGCATCGTCGGCTGCAACAACGTGAAGGTGCAGCAGGATTTCTTCCACCGCACCCTGACCGAGGAGCTGATCAAGCGCGACATCCTCGTGATCGGCACCGGCTGCTGGGCCATTGCCGCGGCAAAGTCGGGGCTCATGGACCTGCCCGCCCGCGAGCTGGCCGGACCGGGGCTCCAGGCGGTATGCGGCCAGCTGGGGATTCCACCGGTCCTCCACATGGGCTCGTGCGTCGACTGCTCGCGGATGCTCAACCTGGCCGGGGCCCTGGCGGATCACCTGCAGGTGGACATTTCCGATCTGCCCCTGGTCGGGTCCGCGCCCGAATGGACCACGGAGAAGGCGGTCGCCATCGGCACCTATTTCGTCGGCTCGGGCATTCCCGTGCACCTGTGGCCGCTGCCGCCCATCCTGGGCGGACCGCAGGTAACGAAGATCCTCACCAGCGACGCCAAGGATGTCCTGGGCGGGTGGTTCTTCGTGGAGGAAGACCCGAAGGCCACGGCCGACCGGATGGAGCAGATCATCATGGAGCGGCGCGCCGCCCTCGGGATCTGA
- a CDS encoding LytTR family transcriptional regulator DNA-binding domain-containing protein has protein sequence MNRILSMIEQMEPGVVIFNDDLTISSVSSMVFMIFGHIPRERIFAGDLLDIHDEAAREKVKETLRLARQAQRHIPLSLKFITSEGHDRYLLVKLITVAERDPASEKICALFYDITPFIVAERKLTRVPVTSRGDIHLLRPEEIVYLKADNIYSLIYTEAGEFHSDLSLGAMEKRLSEDIFYRIHRSYLVNLAKVRKVHRESSECTVAAGGGEVRLPVSRDKMQRFLTDLGLK, from the coding sequence ATGAACCGCATCCTCTCCATGATCGAACAGATGGAACCGGGGGTCGTGATCTTCAACGACGACCTGACCATTTCCTCCGTCAGCAGCATGGTGTTCATGATTTTCGGGCATATCCCCCGTGAGCGCATCTTTGCGGGGGATCTCCTGGATATCCACGACGAGGCGGCGCGGGAAAAGGTGAAGGAGACCCTGCGGCTGGCCCGCCAGGCGCAGCGGCACATCCCTCTTTCCCTCAAGTTCATCACCAGCGAGGGGCACGACCGCTACCTCCTCGTCAAGCTGATCACCGTGGCGGAGCGGGACCCCGCCAGCGAAAAGATCTGCGCCCTGTTTTACGACATCACCCCCTTCATCGTTGCCGAGCGAAAGCTCACGCGGGTGCCGGTCACTTCCCGCGGCGACATCCACCTGCTCAGGCCTGAGGAGATCGTCTACCTGAAGGCGGACAATATCTACTCCCTCATCTATACCGAAGCGGGCGAATTCCACAGCGACCTGTCCCTGGGGGCCATGGAAAAACGGCTCTCCGAGGACATCTTCTACCGCATCCACCGCAGCTACCTGGTCAACCTCGCCAAGGTCAGGAAAGTCCACCGGGAAAGCAGCGAGTGCACCGTCGCGGCGGGTGGGGGCGAAGTCCGCCTCCCGGTGAGCCGCGACAAGATGCAGCGCTTCCTGACGGATCTCGGCCTGAAGTAG